Proteins from a genomic interval of Halorubrum depositum:
- a CDS encoding single-stranded DNA binding protein: MGVIEDVYGDLDTDVEFEEFEAAVEDKVEQMGGLADEETAAMLIAHELRDEEADTIADIEPGMNDVKFLGKVTSIGEVRTFERDEEDAEEGRVCNVDVADASGSVRVALWDDMAAAAVEELEVGQVLRVMGRPKEGYSGLEVSADKVEPDEDAEVDVQVLDTYRVEDLSLGASDVDLVGQVLDTDSVRTFDRDDGSEGRVANLTVGDETGRVRVTLWDDKAGLADEFEAGEVVEVGDGYVRERDGDLELHVGDRGTVERVDEDVEYVPETTDIADLEIGETVDVGGGVIETDPKRTFDRDDGSEGQVRNVRIKDETGEIRVALWGDKADREIDLADRVVFTDVEIQDGWQDDLEASANWRSTVTVLDEGAEAADGASSADSGSGDRGAEDTGLGAFAEDGQKAAAEAVSGETTGDGGGSAGSGGAAAATAERSAEEVEFTGTVVQTGDPVVLDDGQRTKSVETDASLRLGEEITVRGTERDGTIDADDVF; the protein is encoded by the coding sequence ATGGGAGTGATAGAGGACGTCTACGGGGACCTCGACACCGACGTCGAGTTCGAGGAGTTCGAGGCGGCCGTCGAGGACAAGGTCGAGCAGATGGGCGGGCTCGCCGACGAGGAGACGGCTGCGATGCTGATCGCCCACGAACTGCGCGACGAGGAGGCCGACACGATCGCCGACATCGAGCCGGGGATGAACGACGTGAAGTTCCTCGGGAAGGTGACCTCCATCGGCGAGGTTCGGACCTTCGAGCGCGACGAGGAGGACGCCGAGGAGGGGCGCGTCTGCAACGTCGACGTCGCGGACGCCTCCGGCTCCGTGCGAGTCGCCCTCTGGGACGACATGGCCGCGGCGGCCGTCGAGGAACTGGAGGTCGGCCAAGTGCTCCGCGTCATGGGCCGCCCGAAGGAGGGGTACAGCGGGCTGGAAGTGAGCGCCGACAAGGTCGAGCCGGACGAGGACGCCGAGGTCGACGTGCAGGTGCTCGACACCTACCGCGTCGAGGACCTCTCGCTCGGCGCCTCCGACGTCGACCTCGTCGGGCAGGTGCTCGACACCGACTCGGTCCGGACGTTCGACCGCGACGACGGCAGCGAGGGGCGCGTGGCCAACCTCACCGTCGGCGACGAGACGGGCCGCGTGCGCGTCACGCTGTGGGACGACAAGGCCGGCCTCGCCGACGAGTTCGAGGCCGGCGAGGTCGTCGAGGTCGGCGACGGCTACGTCCGCGAGCGCGACGGCGACTTGGAGCTCCACGTCGGCGACCGCGGCACCGTCGAGCGCGTCGACGAGGACGTCGAGTACGTCCCCGAGACGACCGACATCGCCGACCTCGAGATCGGCGAGACGGTCGACGTCGGCGGCGGCGTCATCGAGACGGACCCGAAGCGCACGTTCGACCGCGACGACGGGTCGGAGGGACAGGTGCGGAACGTCCGGATCAAAGACGAGACCGGCGAGATCCGGGTCGCGCTGTGGGGCGACAAGGCCGACCGCGAGATCGACCTGGCGGACCGCGTCGTCTTCACCGACGTGGAGATCCAGGACGGCTGGCAGGACGACTTGGAGGCGTCCGCGAACTGGCGCTCGACGGTCACCGTCCTCGACGAGGGGGCGGAGGCGGCGGACGGGGCGTCCAGCGCCGACAGCGGGAGCGGCGACCGCGGCGCGGAGGACACGGGGCTCGGCGCCTTCGCCGAGGACGGACAGAAGGCGGCCGCCGAGGCCGTCTCGGGCGAGACCACCGGAGACGGCGGCGGGAGCGCCGGGTCCGGCGGCGCCGCGGCCGCGACGGCGGAGCGATCGGCCGAGGAGGTCGAGTTCACCGGGACCGTCGTCCAGACCGGCGATCCCGTCGTGCTGGACGACGGCCAGCGCACGAAGAGCGTCGAGACGGACGCGAGCCTGCGGCTCGGCGAGGAGATCACGGTCCGCGGGACGGAGCGCGACGGAACGATCGACGCCGACGACGTGTTCTGA
- a CDS encoding histone, with product MSVELPFAPVDGIIRRNAGELRVSADAAEELARRIQLHGAELAIDAAERATEDGRKTLMAADFGVEQVIAREELTLPVAPIDRIARLRIDDRYRVGVDARIALADILEDYADNVASAAATLARHADRRTVQAEDIETYFALFE from the coding sequence ATGAGTGTCGAGTTGCCGTTCGCGCCGGTCGACGGGATCATCCGGCGGAACGCCGGGGAGCTCCGGGTCAGCGCCGACGCCGCCGAGGAGCTGGCGCGCCGCATCCAGTTGCACGGCGCGGAGCTGGCGATCGACGCGGCCGAACGGGCAACCGAGGACGGGCGGAAGACGCTGATGGCCGCCGACTTCGGCGTCGAACAGGTGATCGCTCGCGAGGAGCTCACCCTGCCCGTCGCGCCCATCGATCGAATCGCGCGGCTCCGGATCGACGACCGATACCGGGTCGGCGTCGACGCGCGGATCGCGCTGGCCGACATCCTCGAGGACTACGCCGACAACGTCGCGAGCGCGGCCGCGACGCTCGCGCGACACGCCGACCGACGGACCGTACAGGCCGAGGACATCGAGACGTACTTCGCCCTGTTCGAGTAG